A section of the Xylanibacillus composti genome encodes:
- a CDS encoding glycoside hydrolase family 43 protein, whose product MKNIPKPNQPLVTHIYTADPSAHVFEGKIYIYPSHDFEHDGPSNDNGDQYLMEDYHVLSMDNFESPVVDHGQALHLKDIPWASKQLWAPDAARKHDTYYLYFPARDHEGIFRIGVATSSSPAGPFKPQPNYIEGSFSIDPAVFVDDDQRAYMYFGGLWGGQLEKWQTGSFLPDADGPAGDQPALGPRVALLSEDMLEFASSPQEISIVDEQGKPILAGDEDRRYFEGPWMHKYNGKYYLSYSTGSTHKLVYAVGDSPIGPFTFKGTILTPVIGWTTHHSIIQFEDKWYLFYHDCSLSNGVNHKRCIKYTELKYNEDGTIQTIDPYK is encoded by the coding sequence ATGAAGAACATACCGAAACCAAACCAACCGTTAGTGACGCACATCTATACCGCGGATCCTTCTGCACATGTTTTTGAGGGCAAAATTTATATTTATCCCTCTCACGACTTCGAGCATGACGGGCCCAGCAATGATAATGGGGATCAATATTTGATGGAAGATTATCATGTTCTGTCGATGGACAATTTCGAATCCCCGGTGGTCGATCACGGGCAGGCTCTTCACTTGAAGGATATACCGTGGGCTTCCAAACAGCTTTGGGCGCCGGATGCCGCTCGCAAGCATGATACGTATTATTTGTATTTTCCTGCGCGGGATCATGAAGGGATTTTCCGGATTGGCGTAGCGACAAGCTCATCGCCGGCGGGGCCGTTCAAGCCGCAGCCGAATTATATAGAAGGCAGCTTCAGCATTGATCCGGCTGTGTTCGTGGACGATGATCAACGCGCTTACATGTATTTCGGCGGCTTATGGGGCGGTCAGTTGGAGAAGTGGCAGACGGGCTCATTCTTGCCGGATGCAGACGGTCCTGCCGGCGATCAGCCTGCGCTTGGTCCGCGTGTGGCGCTGCTGAGCGAGGACATGCTCGAATTTGCAAGCAGTCCGCAGGAAATTTCCATCGTCGACGAGCAAGGCAAGCCTATCCTGGCCGGTGACGAGGACCGGAGATATTTCGAGGGACCGTGGATGCACAAGTACAACGGGAAGTACTATCTTTCCTATTCTACAGGCAGCACGCACAAGCTGGTCTATGCGGTGGGCGACAGCCCGATTGGACCTTTCACCTTCAAGGGTACAATCCTGACCCCGGTCATTGGCTGGACGACGCATCACTCGATCATTCAGTTCGAGGACAAATGGTATTTGTTCTATCACGACTGCTCGCTGTCCAATGGCGTGAACCATAAGCGCTGTATCAAGTACACAGAGCTGAAGTACAACGAGGACGGGACGATCCAGACGATAGATCCATACAAATAA